CCGGATTGCCTGATTACGAAGCACGTTCTCTTTCCATTCCTCGCTGCGTCCCTTCGTTTCGTAAGCTATCACTTCAGGCTCGGCACCATCCAGAGAAACCGTGAAACGCAACTTATCGCCATGCACCGGATGGTTGGGAAGTAACCGGATATCCACCTCTACCGAGTCCGTTTTCAGATTGCCAAAGGAGAAAGTCAGCGCATCGCCTTTTTTTATCTCTGCGGCTTTGCTTTCATATCCCAAACCTTCGCAGACAATAGCGTTTCCCTTCTTTGCCTCCGCCGCGTTCCATTGACAGACTGCTTTACGGTCCGCTGTCATCGGAGCAGTAGCCGCCTTTCTTTCCACACGGTTGAATACAGGGAGCTTGCGGGGTTTGAAGTCCATCATGCGATTCCATTTTCCATTCTCCAATGAGTTATAGTGTTGAGTCAGTGCAGCAATGCTGTCGTAAGCGGCATCACTCTTTTCCCAGTCTTCCTTATCGTGGCGTGCCAATTGGGCGTATAACAGTTTGCGATTCATTTGTGTCGCAGCCTGTACGGGATATTTCACCAGTTCGAAGTAAGCACTCTGCCTACCGGCAGGTACTTTAGAAGCAGCTTTCTCTACTGTTTCCGAAAGTTCGCTGTAAGCATTCAGACGTTCGTTTATCTCTCTTTCGCTCCACGGTAAGTCTTTGACTACCCGATAGACCGGATTCTTTTCTTCCTCCCGTGTATTTCCCATAAATTCGGGTTTGCGGATATGTGCCAAGCGATAATGTTCCTGCATAACGGAGAGGATGGTCTTTGCACAAGAGGTTCCCAGTTCCCGTTCCAGCCAATGTTTCAGATGTGCGGTCACTCCTTCGGAAGATACCTTATCCAGATTCCATGCCATATCCATGAACAGTTCTATCTGATACTCGGCAGGCTTGATGTCGCCGACGTTCAGTATCCACATTTTCTGTATTCCCTGATCGTAAGCCTGCTTCATCTGTTGATAAATGAGTGATGGACTCATGGTGCTCAACCATAAATGATCGTGCGGGCGTCCCCAGTAGGAAACATGATAATAGACTCCGTTGCCGCCTTTACGGGCACGCTCTTCGGCAGTGGGGAAATGGCGGATATAGCCGTAGTTATCATCACACCACATCAAGGTCACGTCTTCGGGTACTTGCAGCCCCGCATGATAAATATCGAGCACTTCCTTATAAGGAATAAAGACCTGCGGCACTTGTGTTACGTCTTTATTCACGTACTTTTCGAGCAAGCCGCGCTGGTCAACAAATACCCGGTCCAGGACGGCTTTCTGCTCTTCTACCGTCTTGGCTCCCTGCATCTTTCCATCGTGAACGCCACGCATACCCAGCGTGTAAAGTATCTCTTGTCCGGCAACTTCTTTCACACGATCTTCCCAAAACTGATAAACGGCCGGACTGTTATTCACGTAATCGTATGCTCCTTTTCCACGTATTTTCCATTCTCCGGCAGCATTGCACGCCATCGGTTCGCAGTGGGAAGCTCCCATAAAGATGCCATACTTTTTCGCTGCTTCCCGATTGCCCTTCGTCAGAAAGAAAGGAAGGGTACACTCGTGCATGGCAGGCCAGTAGGTATTGGCCCGCAAACGAAGCAGCAACTCAAAAATACGTTCGTTGGTACGCGGCCCGATTTCTCCTTTCACATCCGACGGTTCGTAGGTCTTGTTACTCCAAGGCATCAGTCCCCAATCTTCATCATTAATAAAGATGCCCCGATACTCCACAGAAGGAGACTGCAACTCTCTAAACTTGCCCGAAAGACGAAATGTCTCTTTCTTCTCCGGAGTCACATCTGCCCACCATTCCCAAGGGGAAACGCCCAGCAGACGGGATATTTCAAGTATGCCGTAGGCTGTACCGTGACTGTCGCTGCCGGCTACTACTAGCTTTCCATCTTCTGAGACGGCGAGCATGAAAGCCTGCTTTTTGTTTTTTAATGCGGAAATATCG
This sequence is a window from Bacteroides thetaiotaomicron VPI-5482. Protein-coding genes within it:
- a CDS encoding glycosyl hydrolase 115 family protein produces the protein MRNRILFSFLAWVAVIVSVQGKQKDFVLQSGQPVAIACSGSEAPVVRTSLDLLSRDLQTVLSATAHIDTNTGNIIVGTIGQSKLIEQAGIDISALKNKKQAFMLAVSEDGKLVVAGSDSHGTAYGILEISRLLGVSPWEWWADVTPEKKETFRLSGKFRELQSPSVEYRGIFINDEDWGLMPWSNKTYEPSDVKGEIGPRTNERIFELLLRLRANTYWPAMHECTLPFFLTKGNREAAKKYGIFMGASHCEPMACNAAGEWKIRGKGAYDYVNNSPAVYQFWEDRVKEVAGQEILYTLGMRGVHDGKMQGAKTVEEQKAVLDRVFVDQRGLLEKYVNKDVTQVPQVFIPYKEVLDIYHAGLQVPEDVTLMWCDDNYGYIRHFPTAEERARKGGNGVYYHVSYWGRPHDHLWLSTMSPSLIYQQMKQAYDQGIQKMWILNVGDIKPAEYQIELFMDMAWNLDKVSSEGVTAHLKHWLERELGTSCAKTILSVMQEHYRLAHIRKPEFMGNTREEEKNPVYRVVKDLPWSEREINERLNAYSELSETVEKAASKVPAGRQSAYFELVKYPVQAATQMNRKLLYAQLARHDKEDWEKSDAAYDSIAALTQHYNSLENGKWNRMMDFKPRKLPVFNRVERKAATAPMTADRKAVCQWNAAEAKKGNAIVCEGLGYESKAAEIKKGDALTFSFGNLKTDSVEVDIRLLPNHPVHGDKLRFTVSLDGAEPEVIAYETKGRSEEWKENVLRNQAIRKIVLPVTGKKSHQLVIKALDEGVILDQVMLYEVNRNSSGI